Proteins co-encoded in one Firmicutes bacterium CAG:345 genomic window:
- a CDS encoding aBC transporter ATP-binding protein (product inferred by homology to UniProt), giving the protein MIKTLLKSVREYKIYSILCPLVMIVEVLMEVFLVFVNRDMINLMESSNPEISQVLIYGAVLLVMAMISLAAGILGGILGAKASTGFAKNLRQDLYNKIQDFSFSNIDDFQTSSLVTRLTTDIQNIQMAYQMCLRIVIRCPLMLILSITMSFIINAELAAVYAAFIPILGIVLFAIIYVVMPIFTRVFKQYDKLNNSVQENVRGIRVVKAYVREDFEKQKFAKASDDLTKQFIKAERILAWNNPVMQFCIQVSMLLICYLGAKVACTHTNIFSGLGTNFGVGELSSLNTYGIQMLSSMMMLAMIFVMMSLSIESMRRVYEVLKTESNLTNPENPVMEVKNGDIDFNHVSFKYSNKAEKYVLQDIDVHIKSGQTVGILGSTGSGKTSLVNLISRLYDVTEGDIKVGDIDVRNYDLNTLRNNIAVVLQKNVLFSGTIKENMRWGKLDATDEEIVAACKTACADEFVSQFPDKYDTYIEEGGTNVSGGQKQRLCIARALLKNPKVLILDDSTSAVDTKTDSMIRAALKKNNPDVTKIIVAQRIQSVQEADQIIVMNNGRIDDIGTHEELMKKSEVYRSVYYAQNKGGAKDGE; this is encoded by the coding sequence ATGATTAAAACTTTATTAAAATCAGTTCGCGAATATAAAATCTATTCTATATTATGCCCACTAGTTATGATCGTTGAAGTTTTGATGGAAGTATTCTTAGTCTTTGTCAACAGGGATATGATCAATCTTATGGAATCTAGTAATCCGGAAATTTCTCAAGTTTTAATTTACGGAGCTGTTTTATTAGTTATGGCGATGATTTCACTTGCTGCGGGTATTTTAGGGGGAATCTTAGGTGCTAAGGCTTCTACTGGTTTTGCTAAAAATCTCCGTCAAGATTTATATAATAAGATTCAAGATTTCTCATTCTCTAATATAGATGATTTTCAAACTTCTTCTTTGGTAACTCGTTTGACAACTGATATTCAAAACATTCAAATGGCTTATCAAATGTGCTTGAGAATTGTTATTAGATGTCCTTTGATGCTCATTTTATCTATTACAATGTCATTCATTATCAATGCAGAATTGGCAGCAGTATATGCCGCATTTATTCCAATTCTTGGAATAGTTCTATTTGCAATTATCTATGTTGTTATGCCAATATTTACACGTGTCTTTAAACAATATGATAAGTTGAATAATTCTGTTCAAGAAAATGTTCGGGGAATTCGTGTTGTTAAAGCTTATGTTCGTGAAGATTTTGAAAAACAAAAATTTGCTAAAGCCAGCGATGATTTAACAAAGCAATTTATAAAGGCTGAAAGAATATTGGCGTGGAACAACCCAGTAATGCAATTCTGCATTCAAGTATCTATGCTTCTTATCTGTTATTTAGGTGCTAAAGTTGCTTGTACTCATACAAATATTTTCAGCGGTTTAGGTACAAATTTTGGTGTTGGTGAATTATCCAGTTTAAATACTTATGGAATTCAAATGCTTTCCAGTATGATGATGCTCGCTATGATTTTTGTCATGATGAGTTTATCTATTGAATCTATGCGTCGTGTTTATGAAGTTTTGAAAACTGAATCTAATTTAACCAATCCTGAAAATCCAGTTATGGAAGTTAAAAATGGTGATATTGATTTCAATCATGTTTCTTTTAAATATAGTAATAAAGCAGAGAAATATGTTTTACAAGATATTGATGTTCATATTAAATCAGGTCAAACTGTAGGTATTTTAGGCTCTACAGGTTCTGGTAAAACTTCTTTAGTAAATTTGATTTCTCGTCTTTATGATGTTACAGAAGGTGATATTAAAGTCGGTGATATCGATGTCAGAAATTATGATTTAAATACATTGAGAAATAACATTGCTGTTGTATTACAGAAAAATGTCCTTTTCAGTGGAACTATTAAAGAGAATATGCGTTGGGGTAAATTAGATGCGACAGATGAAGAAATTGTTGCTGCCTGTAAAACAGCTTGTGCCGATGAATTTGTTTCTCAATTCCCAGATAAATACGATACTTATATTGAAGAAGGTGGAACAAATGTCAGCGGTGGTCAAAAGCAAAGATTATGTATCGCTAGAGCTTTGCTGAAGAATCCGAAAGTATTAATTTTGGATGACTCTACTTCTGCTGTCGATACAAAAACAGATAGTATGATCAGAGCTGCATTGAAGAAAAATAATCCTGATGTTACAAAAATTATTGTTGCTCAACGTATTCAATCTGTTCAAGAAGCAGATCAAATTATAGTTATGAATAATGGTAGAATCGATGATATTGGAACTCATGAAGAATTGATGAAAAAGAGTGAAGTATATCGTAGTGTCTACTATGCACAAAACAAAGGAGGTGCTAAAGATGGCGAATAA
- a CDS encoding divergent AAA domain protein (product inferred by homology to UniProt): protein MLFVEKEVTELKSKYTDNIKKEIIAFANTREVTIYIGINDDGSVCGGRKF, encoded by the coding sequence ATGTTATTTGTTGAAAAAGAAGTAACTGAATTAAAATCTAAGTATACTGACAATATAAAAAAAGAAATTATTGCCTTTGCTAACACTCGTGAAGTAACTATTTATATTGGAATAAATGATGATGGCAGTGTTTGTGGGGGGAGAAAATTCTGA
- a CDS encoding putative uncharacterized protein (product inferred by homology to UniProt): MANNGRMPSRNRGARGNMKMDADSLKILKRTFSYVWKVYGFKLIIFVICILLAAASQTTGAIFIAQIINNVISPAIENNVPFSELSSQLNHYILLMACLYTVGIISSIIYTQLNAVLGQKFLNYMRKITFDKMETLPIKYFDQHTHGNIMSIYTNDIDAVRQLVTQSIPSLIQCVTIMLTLVVIMLVYSIWLALILFVGVFMMFLATKNIGAKSGRFFVQQQQTLGQVEGFIEESMNGQKVIKVFCHEEESKKDFKKKNDLLGEQSYLANRYSNILGPITGNIGNIMYAVIAVIGTILFLQFGDVKANLTIIGMTTFSSGVVVSFLNMARQFSQNVNNAAMQINSVVMGIAGAKRVFDLMDEQPEQDEGYVTLVNVKENEDGTLVETQERTGLWAWKHPHEEEKVDYIPLKGDIRMFDVDFGYNPDKIVLHNVTLYAEPGQRVAFVGATGAGKTTITNLINRFYDIADGKIRYDGININKIKKSDLRRSLGIVLQDTNLFTGTVMENIRYGRLDATDEEVYEAAKIANAYDFITRLPQGFNTMLESDGANLSQGQRQLLSIARAACCNAPVMIMDEATSSIDTRTEALVQEGTDKLMQGRTVFVIAHRLSTVQNCDVIMVLDHGRIIERGNHEELIAKKGNYYQLYTGAFELE, translated from the coding sequence ATGGCGAATAATGGTCGTATGCCAAGTCGCAATAGAGGCGCCAGAGGCAATATGAAAATGGATGCTGATTCATTGAAAATATTGAAAAGAACCTTCTCATATGTTTGGAAAGTATATGGATTTAAATTGATTATATTTGTTATCTGTATTCTTTTAGCAGCGGCAAGCCAAACAACTGGTGCAATCTTCATTGCTCAAATTATTAACAATGTTATCAGTCCAGCTATTGAAAATAATGTACCTTTCTCTGAGTTATCTTCCCAGTTAAATCACTACATCCTTTTGATGGCCTGCTTATATACTGTTGGTATTATATCTTCTATTATTTACACTCAATTAAATGCTGTTCTTGGTCAAAAGTTTTTAAATTATATGCGTAAAATAACTTTTGACAAAATGGAAACTTTACCTATTAAATATTTCGATCAACATACTCATGGTAATATTATGAGTATTTATACAAATGATATTGATGCTGTTCGTCAATTAGTTACACAATCTATTCCTTCTTTAATTCAATGTGTAACAATTATGTTGACATTAGTTGTCATTATGTTGGTCTATTCAATTTGGTTAGCTTTAATTCTTTTTGTCGGTGTATTTATGATGTTTTTAGCAACAAAGAATATCGGAGCAAAATCTGGTAGATTCTTTGTTCAACAACAACAAACTTTAGGACAAGTTGAAGGTTTCATTGAAGAATCAATGAACGGTCAAAAAGTCATTAAAGTATTCTGCCATGAAGAAGAAAGTAAAAAAGATTTCAAGAAAAAGAATGATCTTCTTGGAGAACAATCTTATTTAGCAAATAGATATTCTAATATTCTTGGACCAATTACTGGAAATATTGGTAATATTATGTATGCTGTTATCGCTGTTATTGGAACAATTTTATTCTTACAATTCGGTGATGTCAAAGCTAATTTAACTATTATTGGTATGACAACATTCTCTTCTGGTGTTGTTGTTTCTTTCTTAAATATGGCTCGTCAATTTTCACAAAACGTCAATAATGCCGCAATGCAAATTAATTCTGTAGTTATGGGTATTGCTGGTGCTAAACGTGTCTTTGATTTGATGGATGAACAACCAGAACAAGATGAAGGATATGTCACTTTAGTCAATGTCAAAGAAAACGAAGATGGCACATTAGTTGAAACTCAAGAGAGAACAGGTTTATGGGCATGGAAACACCCACATGAAGAAGAAAAGGTTGATTATATTCCATTAAAAGGTGACATTCGCATGTTCGATGTAGACTTTGGATACAATCCTGATAAGATAGTTCTTCATAATGTAACCTTATATGCTGAACCTGGACAGAGAGTAGCCTTTGTTGGCGCTACCGGTGCAGGTAAAACAACAATCACAAATCTTATCAATAGATTCTATGATATAGCAGATGGTAAGATTAGATATGATGGTATCAATATAAATAAGATTAAAAAATCAGACTTAAGACGAAGCTTAGGAATAGTCTTACAAGATACAAACTTATTCACTGGAACAGTTATGGAAAATATCCGTTATGGAAGATTAGATGCTACTGATGAAGAAGTTTATGAAGCAGCAAAAATTGCAAATGCATATGACTTTATCACTAGACTTCCACAAGGATTTAATACTATGCTTGAATCAGATGGTGCAAACTTATCACAAGGACAACGTCAATTATTAAGTATTGCTAGAGCTGCTTGCTGCAATGCTCCAGTTATGATCATGGATGAAGCAACATCATCAATTGACACAAGAACAGAAGCTTTGGTTCAAGAAGGTACAGATAAATTGATGCAAGGAAGAACCGTATTTGTTATTGCTCACCGTTTATCAACAGTTCAAAACTGCGATGTTATCATGGTCTTAGATCATGGTAGAATCATTGAACGTGGTAACCATGAAGAACTTATAGCAAAGAAAGGTAATTACTATCAACTTTATACTGGTGCATTCGAACTAGAATAA
- a CDS encoding peptidase U62 modulator of DNA gyrase (product inferred by homology to UniProt), which translates to MITKIENILKQYKDISQYQITETKTDSYEIYFVHKNAETIRTTTSTNYKVLIIQNFGDKIGTSNFIIQSYMTEEDIKKEVDTAIALCSKAICSPYLLTENENSDEVIKSNLNNFSKEELAKKVYNCFFKEREDKNATINALEIFIKNSSIHIINSRGTDKKETSSNLFVESIPTYTIGNDSVELYKSYTYNNVNLDELTAEIDASLNDVKLRFYAKHPESNISCKVIFRAQEIESIIGDIANQANYAAVYSKSNVYKLNDNLQNSKTADKLNVTLTNKQNGIILKSFDYFGSSYVPTKVIEDGILKRNFGNLQFAQYLKLPCTGALPFINLEPGETKEEEMRKEPYLECASMSGIQLNIEQNYIGGEVRLGYYFDGKTKTPISGISISGKLDEFLSSLKLSKETVSGAYYEGPKIISGDHFIIM; encoded by the coding sequence ATGATTACAAAAATTGAAAATATATTAAAACAATATAAAGATATTTCCCAATATCAAATTACCGAAACAAAAACAGATTCTTATGAAATATATTTTGTTCATAAAAACGCTGAAACAATAAGAACTACTACCAGTACTAATTATAAGGTATTAATAATTCAAAATTTTGGCGATAAAATCGGTACTAGCAATTTTATCATTCAATCATATATGACAGAAGAAGATATCAAAAAAGAAGTAGATACAGCTATCGCTTTATGTTCTAAAGCCATATGTTCTCCTTATCTTCTCACTGAAAATGAAAACTCAGATGAAGTCATTAAAAGTAACTTAAATAACTTCAGCAAAGAAGAATTAGCCAAAAAAGTATATAATTGTTTCTTCAAAGAAAGAGAAGATAAAAACGCCACAATCAACGCCTTAGAAATATTTATCAAAAACTCTTCTATACATATAATCAACTCAAGAGGAACAGATAAAAAAGAAACTAGTTCTAATCTTTTCGTCGAATCAATTCCTACTTACACTATTGGAAACGATTCTGTTGAATTGTATAAATCCTATACATATAACAATGTTAATCTCGATGAATTAACAGCAGAAATTGATGCTTCATTAAATGATGTCAAATTACGTTTTTATGCTAAACATCCTGAAAGCAATATTTCTTGCAAAGTAATTTTCCGTGCTCAAGAAATTGAATCGATAATCGGAGATATTGCCAATCAAGCAAATTATGCTGCTGTATATTCTAAATCTAATGTCTATAAATTAAATGACAATTTACAAAATTCAAAAACAGCAGATAAATTAAATGTTACTTTAACCAATAAACAAAATGGTATCATATTAAAATCTTTCGACTATTTCGGTTCTTCTTATGTTCCAACAAAAGTAATTGAAGACGGAATTTTAAAAAGAAACTTCGGTAATCTTCAATTCGCCCAATATTTAAAATTACCTTGCACAGGCGCTCTTCCTTTCATCAACTTAGAACCTGGTGAAACAAAAGAAGAAGAAATGAGAAAAGAACCTTATTTGGAATGCGCTTCAATGTCAGGTATTCAATTAAATATTGAACAAAACTATATTGGTGGAGAAGTTCGACTTGGCTATTACTTTGATGGAAAAACAAAAACGCCAATTTCTGGAATTTCTATCAGTGGAAAATTAGATGAATTCCTCTCTTCTTTAAAACTTTCTAAAGAAACAGTTTCTGGTGCTTATTACGAAGGTCCAAAAATTATTTCTGGCGATCACTTTATAATAATGTAA
- a CDS encoding putative uncharacterized protein (product inferred by homology to UniProt), translating to MMAVFVGGENSDYLIQQVMNAARDSIKPDITLFMNVETLINEELVAIKGEGKNTLYYLK from the coding sequence ATGATGGCAGTGTTTGTGGGGGGAGAAAATTCTGATTATTTAATTCAACAAGTTATGAATGCTGCAAGAGATTCTATTAAACCTGATATTACTTTATTTATGAATGTTGAAACATTGATAAATGAAGAATTAGTCGCGATAAAAGGAGAAGGTAAAAATACATTGTATTATTTAAAATAG
- a CDS encoding uncharacterized protein (product inferred by homology to UniProt): MAASVEFNSVSGSTLNEFGEVQGNITLNKGTLNLKDGSSINSVVLTSTDLTDVKVSQSTNSQINGTVIALDENVKNELASSSSIEVKKDVLEESSNVVLINSENQGNLKNYIDEEKYCLFTSDVKYDTDISIDNKKFVLDLNNYTLTFYQMELVNQSNGTIKNGILISKKSGSSIVVMDGNKLTMEGVNLTNKNAYGIFPYEKSEVILKNTKIKAGVYALGTNASTAQVNSPLISISAYNCEFVTETSDFDNSAVYINVPVVAYFEGCSFNGGRHAAFVRGGTATFKDCTMTVSGKFSPMNKYFETTWGSGNELPTAALTIGNRSTSAYNYSTNVTLLNTKLEVLNNADSMYALYAYGLTKDNYTVTLSYDNNSVLGKTNLNDEIGTVVVTRL; encoded by the coding sequence ATGGCTGCATCAGTAGAATTCAACTCCGTTTCTGGTTCAACACTTAATGAATTTGGAGAAGTTCAAGGCAATATAACATTAAATAAAGGAACATTGAATTTAAAAGATGGATCATCAATTAATTCAGTTGTTTTAACTTCGACAGATCTTACAGATGTAAAAGTTTCACAAAGTACAAATTCTCAAATTAATGGTACAGTTATTGCATTAGATGAAAATGTTAAAAATGAATTAGCAAGTTCTTCTTCTATTGAAGTAAAGAAAGATGTTCTTGAAGAATCATCAAATGTTGTTTTAATTAATTCTGAAAATCAAGGAAATCTTAAAAATTACATTGATGAAGAAAAATATTGCCTTTTTACTTCAGATGTAAAATATGATACTGATATATCAATTGATAATAAGAAATTTGTTCTTGATTTGAATAATTATACTTTAACTTTTTATCAAATGGAACTTGTTAACCAATCTAATGGTACAATAAAAAACGGAATTTTGATTAGTAAAAAATCTGGCTCTTCTATTGTTGTCATGGATGGAAATAAATTAACAATGGAAGGTGTAAACTTAACAAATAAAAATGCATATGGTATTTTCCCTTACGAAAAATCTGAAGTTATTTTAAAAAATACAAAGATTAAAGCTGGGGTTTATGCATTAGGAACTAATGCTTCAACAGCGCAAGTTAATAGTCCTTTGATTAGTATTTCAGCATATAATTGTGAATTTGTTACAGAAACTAGTGATTTTGATAATTCGGCAGTCTATATTAATGTTCCTGTTGTGGCATATTTTGAAGGATGCTCTTTTAATGGAGGTAGACATGCTGCTTTTGTTCGTGGTGGAACTGCTACATTTAAAGATTGTACAATGACAGTCAGCGGTAAATTTTCACCTATGAATAAATATTTTGAAACAACTTGGGGTAGCGGGAATGAACTTCCTACTGCTGCTTTAACAATAGGAAATAGAAGTACTTCTGCATATAATTATTCCACAAATGTTACATTATTAAATACGAAATTAGAAGTATTGAATAATGCTGATTCTATGTATGCTTTATATGCATATGGTTTAACTAAAGACAACTATACAGTTACACTTTCTTATGATAATAATTCTGTTTTAGGAAAAACTAATTTGAATGATGAGATTGGTACCGTTGTTGTTACAAGACTTTAA
- a CDS encoding putative uncharacterized protein (product inferred by homology to UniProt), producing the protein MYRIAIEKLKRWKESKNRKPLIIEGARQVGKTWLMKEFGKL; encoded by the coding sequence ATGTATCGAATTGCTATTGAAAAATTAAAAAGATGGAAAGAAAGTAAAAATAGAAAACCATTAATAATTGAAGGTGCACGCCAAGTTGGAAAAACATGGCTGATGAAAGAGTTTGGTAAATTGTAA
- a CDS encoding transcriptional regulator MarR family (product inferred by homology to UniProt) — MGNSFILRFLNEHKDENIYQKDIEKFFGLKKSTITSILNSLEDAGYIERKVGKDDGRLRRIVLTEKGFAMNEKVHNEFETLEENMFNLFSEDEYNNLIASLEKIRNYLEGKDD, encoded by the coding sequence TTGGGAAACAGCTTTATTCTTCGTTTCTTAAATGAACATAAAGATGAGAATATTTATCAAAAAGATATTGAAAAGTTTTTTGGATTGAAGAAATCGACTATAACAAGTATTCTTAATTCTTTAGAGGATGCGGGATATATAGAACGCAAAGTAGGAAAAGATGATGGCAGATTACGCCGTATTGTTCTTACAGAAAAAGGGTTTGCAATGAATGAAAAAGTCCATAATGAATTTGAGACTTTAGAAGAAAATATGTTTAATTTATTTTCTGAAGATGAATATAATAATTTGATTGCAAGTCTTGAAAAAATTAGAAATTATTTGGAGGGAAAAGATGATTAA
- a CDS encoding unknown (no significant homology to UniProt) has product MNKEVLLSNNVFGTKVASSVKISGGTFSKEIYGQYIESGYHSEQDGDKWIVKK; this is encoded by the coding sequence ATGAATAAAGAAGTACTACTAAGCAACAATGTATTTGGCACTAAAGTTGCTTCATCAGTAAAAATTTCTGGCGGTACTTTCAGTAAAGAAATTTATGGACAATATATTGAAAGTGGATATCATTCAGAACAAGATGGAGATAAATGGATTGTCAAAAAATAA